In Methanosarcina siciliae T4/M, one genomic interval encodes:
- the mtrC gene encoding tetrahydromethanopterin S-methyltransferase subunit MtrC, whose translation MSAGGAGGEAKGGYPPQTIMAIGAIGGLAGIYLGNFMPAQFSFFGGLGAICAMVWGADAVRRVASYGLGTGVPSIGMISLGMGIVAALFGLSVGGIAGPIVSFIAAAIIGAVIGVLANKVIGMGIPIMEQAMVEIAGAGTLVIIGLSVVIAGTFNYADVIEYVVANGYIALIFIIGGMGILHPFNANLGPDEKQDRTLSVAVEKAAIALIIAGFASSLHEGLMAAGLNIAIGVIIWAYAFMKYYGFVKRDAHAVVGTGLLPSAEELE comes from the coding sequence ATGTCTGCAGGTGGAGCAGGAGGAGAAGCTAAAGGCGGGTATCCCCCACAAACAATAATGGCTATCGGTGCAATAGGCGGCCTTGCAGGGATTTACCTCGGCAACTTCATGCCAGCACAGTTTTCCTTCTTCGGAGGGCTTGGAGCAATCTGCGCCATGGTCTGGGGTGCTGATGCGGTCCGCCGTGTTGCAAGCTACGGGCTTGGGACAGGAGTTCCGTCTATTGGTATGATTTCCCTTGGTATGGGGATTGTCGCTGCCCTCTTCGGACTTTCCGTAGGAGGTATTGCAGGACCTATCGTATCCTTTATTGCAGCTGCAATTATAGGCGCTGTTATCGGTGTCCTTGCAAACAAAGTAATCGGGATGGGCATTCCTATAATGGAACAGGCCATGGTGGAAATTGCAGGTGCGGGAACTCTGGTAATTATCGGATTAAGCGTAGTCATTGCCGGAACCTTTAATTATGCAGATGTTATCGAATACGTCGTCGCCAACGGATACATTGCATTGATTTTTATCATCGGCGGTATGGGAATCCTTCACCCCTTCAATGCAAACCTCGGCCCTGACGAGAAGCAGGACAGGACTCTTTCTGTAGCTGTTGAAAAAGCAGCTATTGCATTGATAATTGCAGGGTTTGCGTCTTCACTCCATGAAGGACTAATGGCAGCCGGATTAAACATTGCTATAGGGGTTATTATCTGGGCTTATGCCTTTATGAAGTACTATGGATTCGTTAAGAGAGATGCACATGCAGTCGTTGGAACCGGGCTGTTGCCAAGCGCGGAGGAATTAGAATGA
- a CDS encoding CDP-alcohol phosphatidyltransferase family protein: protein MTFNALRPVASKVIDPLADFFIRYEVSPDAVSIVSLICAFFAGLSFYYSPAYQELALLAGLMVVFNSLFDALDGVIARKSNRATPRGDFLDHVIDRYSDVFIICSIFFAGYVSWQIGVAAIVGVLLTSYLGTQAQALNLGRYYGGIMGRADRLVVIILAAFANSVYPASIAGFPILGWAVILIAVTSHITAIQRIMYIWRRLD from the coding sequence ATGACGTTTAATGCCCTGAGACCTGTTGCCTCGAAAGTTATCGACCCGCTGGCAGATTTTTTCATAAGATATGAGGTCTCTCCTGATGCGGTTTCCATAGTTTCCCTTATCTGTGCTTTCTTTGCGGGGCTCAGTTTTTATTACTCTCCTGCATACCAGGAACTTGCCCTATTGGCAGGTCTCATGGTAGTGTTTAACTCGCTTTTCGATGCCCTGGATGGGGTAATTGCCCGCAAGTCCAACAGGGCAACTCCGAGAGGAGATTTCTTAGACCACGTAATCGACCGTTATTCGGACGTTTTCATCATCTGCAGTATTTTTTTTGCAGGTTATGTGTCCTGGCAGATAGGGGTTGCGGCAATCGTGGGTGTGCTTCTTACGAGTTACCTCGGGACTCAGGCCCAGGCCCTTAATCTCGGGAGGTACTACGGCGGGATCATGGGTAGGGCTGACCGTCTTGTAGTCATAATCCTTGCCGCTTTTGCTAATTCGGTTTATCCTGCTTCGATTGCAGGTTTTCCCATTCTGGGTTGGGCTGTTATCCTGATTGCTGTGACAAGCCATATTACTGCAATCCAGCGGATTATGTATATCTGGAGAAGGCTGGACTGA
- a CDS encoding RtcB family protein yields MVEKEDICTEESSMEGEHRDIRCMVRKLSDNNWEIPKGHIPNMRVPGRLFVSESLLDGIEPGTIDQIANVATLPGIQKYSMAMPDAHLGYGFAIGGVAAFDTEEGIISPGGVGFDINCGVRLIRTNLRKEDVVPEIKRLTDELFTNVPAGVGSKSRFRASDQELDGAFLEGAKWAVDAGYGVEADVEHCEGNGYLEGADTAHVSTKARKRGKPQLGTLGSGNHFLEVQYVDEIYDREVASAFGLEEGQVTVMIHCGSRGAGHQICTDHLKELSQAVKKYGIEIPDKQLACAPAQSREAQNYFKAMLCAANYAWANRQMITHWTRESFEKVFGRDVDDMGMSLLYDVAHNVAKLEDHNIEGRKKEVYVHRKGATRAFPAGHPEVPAAYRDVGQPVLIPGSMGTPSFILCGAKDSMDVSFGSACHGAGRVMSRAHAKKEFHGQSVKENLEAHGITVRATHPSVIAEEAPGVYKSSSEVVNVVHELGIARKVARVIPLGVAKG; encoded by the coding sequence ATGGTAGAGAAGGAAGACATCTGTACTGAGGAGTCTAGCATGGAAGGCGAACACCGGGATATAAGATGTATGGTCCGGAAGCTTTCCGATAATAACTGGGAAATCCCGAAAGGGCATATCCCCAATATGAGGGTTCCAGGGCGCCTGTTTGTATCCGAAAGTTTGCTTGATGGTATCGAGCCCGGTACTATCGACCAGATTGCAAACGTGGCAACTCTTCCTGGCATTCAGAAATATTCCATGGCAATGCCTGATGCCCACCTCGGCTATGGTTTTGCTATAGGGGGCGTTGCAGCTTTTGATACCGAAGAGGGAATTATCAGCCCGGGTGGAGTGGGTTTTGACATCAACTGCGGGGTTCGGCTAATCCGTACAAACCTCCGGAAAGAAGATGTGGTTCCTGAAATCAAAAGGCTGACCGACGAGCTGTTTACCAATGTGCCTGCCGGAGTCGGGTCAAAAAGCCGGTTCAGGGCTTCTGACCAGGAACTGGACGGTGCGTTTCTCGAGGGAGCAAAGTGGGCAGTAGATGCCGGGTATGGTGTTGAAGCGGATGTGGAACACTGTGAGGGGAATGGTTACCTGGAAGGAGCAGACACTGCTCATGTAAGTACAAAGGCAAGGAAACGCGGAAAACCCCAGTTAGGGACTCTCGGGAGCGGCAACCATTTCCTTGAAGTCCAGTATGTGGATGAGATTTATGACCGGGAAGTGGCATCGGCATTCGGGCTTGAAGAGGGGCAGGTTACGGTCATGATCCACTGCGGGTCCAGAGGCGCCGGGCATCAGATCTGCACTGACCACTTAAAAGAACTCTCCCAGGCTGTGAAGAAATACGGGATTGAAATCCCGGACAAGCAGCTTGCCTGTGCTCCAGCTCAGTCCAGGGAAGCCCAGAACTATTTCAAAGCTATGCTCTGCGCTGCAAACTATGCCTGGGCTAACAGGCAGATGATCACTCACTGGACACGTGAATCTTTTGAAAAGGTATTTGGCAGGGATGTCGATGACATGGGAATGAGCCTTCTGTATGACGTTGCTCACAACGTGGCAAAACTGGAAGACCATAACATTGAAGGCAGGAAAAAAGAGGTTTACGTGCACAGAAAAGGGGCAACAAGAGCATTTCCTGCCGGGCATCCGGAAGTTCCGGCCGCATACAGGGATGTGGGACAGCCGGTTTTAATTCCCGGAAGCATGGGCACGCCTTCTTTCATACTCTGCGGGGCAAAAGATTCTATGGACGTTTCTTTCGGTAGTGCTTGCCACGGAGCCGGGAGAGTTATGAGCAGAGCTCATGCAAAGAAAGAGTTCCACGGACAAAGTGTAAAAGAGAACCTTGAAGCCCACGGAATCACTGTAAGGGCAACTCACCCCTCCGTAATTGCCGAAGAGGCTCCCGGGGTGTACAAGTCCAGCAGTGAGGTGGTAAATGTCGTGCACGAGCTTGGTATTGCCCGCAAGGTTGCAAGAGTTATCCCTCTTGGGGTCGCAAAGGGTTAA
- a CDS encoding sugar phosphate isomerase/epimerase family protein encodes MIFGASSFAGSLPELKENVGSIELYIPKLGIYNGSVLEKKELERILDEMSAYCFAGTVHAPYFAADPRYPAALQVDTAKMGNREFTLLEESMTIANRIGAHVVVLHPGRIGPDREKSFASMVNNLSFLASRAEDYGVTLGLENKEGTDPLNFCCEAEELARTIEIVNSDPLRATFDIGHANLTCGGDSEKLRNFVRTLQKHIMHLHLHDNSGQWTEKYDGDEHMAPGKGCVDFSVLKLLSGYRGIYNLEVFSLEDVKFGKQIIEKALS; translated from the coding sequence GTGATTTTCGGAGCATCATCCTTTGCCGGTTCCCTGCCGGAACTGAAGGAAAATGTAGGGTCTATAGAATTATATATCCCCAAACTGGGAATTTATAACGGTTCTGTACTTGAAAAGAAAGAACTTGAACGTATCCTTGATGAAATGTCAGCATACTGCTTTGCAGGCACTGTTCACGCTCCATATTTCGCAGCAGATCCCAGGTATCCTGCAGCCCTGCAGGTAGATACTGCAAAAATGGGAAACAGGGAGTTTACTCTCCTTGAAGAGTCCATGACAATTGCAAACAGGATAGGGGCTCATGTAGTGGTGTTACATCCTGGCAGGATCGGACCTGATAGGGAAAAATCCTTTGCTTCAATGGTCAACAACCTCAGCTTTCTTGCTTCCAGGGCTGAAGATTATGGAGTTACGCTGGGACTGGAGAATAAGGAGGGTACGGATCCCTTGAACTTTTGCTGTGAAGCTGAGGAACTCGCCAGAACCATTGAAATTGTAAACTCCGACCCTCTGAGAGCTACCTTTGATATCGGGCACGCAAACCTTACCTGCGGGGGAGACTCTGAAAAACTCAGGAATTTTGTCCGGACTCTGCAGAAACATATTATGCACCTTCACCTGCATGACAATAGCGGACAGTGGACTGAAAAATATGATGGAGACGAACATATGGCCCCGGGAAAAGGATGCGTTGACTTTTCGGTCCTTAAACTGCTTTCCGGCTACAGGGGCATCTATAATCTGGAAGTTTTTTCCCTGGAAGATGTCAAGTTTGGAAAACAAATCATTGAAAAGGCTCTATCTTAA
- the mtrG gene encoding tetrahydromethanopterin S-methyltransferase subunit MtrG gives MDGKAPAAYVDPAEFNEVMKRLEKIDEKVEFVNSEIAQRIGRKVGRDIGILYGAVVGLLLFLIYVSVSSMFTI, from the coding sequence ATGGATGGAAAAGCACCAGCAGCGTATGTAGATCCAGCTGAGTTTAACGAAGTAATGAAAAGGCTCGAAAAGATCGATGAAAAAGTTGAGTTTGTCAACAGTGAAATTGCACAGAGAATCGGAAGGAAGGTAGGAAGAGACATTGGAATTCTGTACGGCGCAGTTGTAGGACTGCTTCTCTTCCTGATCTATGTCTCGGTATCATCAATGTTCACAATATAA
- the mtrE gene encoding tetrahydromethanopterin S-methyltransferase subunit E: MEPLIGMGVLALIGVAATIAGASEDLESDVGSQSNPNSQVQLAPQMMFPHRIFNKAVSGEPPSNALMCSVGAAVATVLISEFTLSPLFALVLGSLIAACVHGTFAVTSTMGRAASQSRFKQPVYLDMIRSHTPVIMGYAFITTFCILVVSYLMTVVLGHPFPLTMLAFIWGITVGAIGSSTGDVHYGAEREFQQFEFGSGLNASNSGNIVRYGESGVRDGYDNSWFCAKFGGPVTGMAFGMTVFLGSWVTTVFDPAVSISRGWLSVVAGIIIVLILIYWNWKIEVKARSAYGPYKEDKTEEASA; this comes from the coding sequence ATGGAACCACTCATAGGCATGGGAGTGCTGGCACTTATTGGCGTAGCTGCAACCATTGCAGGTGCCTCAGAAGACCTAGAATCCGATGTCGGATCCCAGAGTAACCCGAACTCACAGGTCCAGTTAGCTCCCCAAATGATGTTTCCGCACAGAATATTTAACAAAGCGGTATCAGGGGAACCCCCCTCAAACGCATTAATGTGTTCGGTCGGTGCAGCCGTCGCTACAGTATTAATAAGTGAATTCACTTTGTCTCCCCTCTTTGCACTGGTCTTGGGATCTCTTATTGCAGCATGTGTCCACGGTACCTTTGCCGTCACATCTACAATGGGACGCGCAGCCAGTCAGAGTCGCTTCAAACAGCCAGTTTATCTGGATATGATCAGAAGCCACACCCCCGTAATTATGGGATACGCTTTCATAACGACTTTCTGTATCCTTGTGGTGTCATATCTGATGACCGTTGTACTTGGACATCCGTTCCCGCTAACCATGCTGGCCTTTATCTGGGGTATTACAGTAGGTGCAATCGGCTCTTCCACCGGTGACGTTCACTACGGTGCAGAGCGCGAATTCCAGCAGTTCGAGTTCGGTTCAGGGCTCAACGCTTCCAACTCGGGAAACATTGTCCGATATGGAGAATCCGGGGTCAGGGACGGGTATGATAATTCCTGGTTCTGTGCCAAGTTCGGAGGTCCTGTCACAGGTATGGCTTTTGGTATGACCGTGTTCCTTGGAAGCTGGGTTACCACTGTTTTTGATCCTGCAGTAAGCATTTCCAGAGGCTGGCTCTCTGTTGTCGCTGGTATCATTATTGTTCTTATCTTAATTTACTGGAACTGGAAGATTGAAGTCAAAGCCCGTAGTGCTTACGGACCCTACAAAGAAGACAAAACCGAGGAGGCTTCAGCATGA
- a CDS encoding aldolase: MWQEMAKYGRKLVEHGLVESNFGNISVRAGDRMLITRSGTALDEITGDNVVEVEIGDISSLDIIASSETVVHREIYRKTPALAIIHAHCPYSVVESLLAGPAGTIVPVDSEGQYFLGNIPVVGGGIGSRELAENLAGALSGHRGTVVFSHGTFAVGKTLGEAYIVTTQLEHSCRVKYLYELATVKK, encoded by the coding sequence ATGTGGCAGGAAATGGCAAAATACGGGCGCAAGCTGGTTGAACACGGGCTTGTGGAATCAAACTTCGGGAATATCAGTGTCAGGGCCGGAGACCGGATGCTTATTACCCGGAGCGGAACCGCCCTTGATGAAATCACCGGGGATAACGTTGTTGAGGTGGAGATTGGTGATATCTCATCCCTGGATATAATCGCGTCTTCCGAAACGGTAGTGCACAGGGAGATATACAGGAAAACCCCTGCACTGGCAATAATCCACGCTCACTGCCCTTATTCGGTGGTTGAGTCTCTGCTTGCCGGTCCTGCGGGAACAATTGTTCCTGTGGACAGTGAGGGACAGTATTTTCTCGGGAATATTCCGGTAGTAGGCGGTGGGATAGGAAGCCGCGAACTTGCCGAAAACCTGGCAGGTGCGCTTTCGGGACACAGGGGGACTGTGGTTTTCAGCCACGGGACTTTTGCCGTCGGCAAGACTCTCGGAGAGGCTTATATTGTGACTACGCAGCTTGAACATTCCTGCAGGGTAAAGTACTTATATGAACTTGCAACCGTAAAAAAGTGA
- a CDS encoding archease gives MPSQGKKYEYLEHTADIKFLAYGNTLEEVFENAALAMFNVIIDTGEVSGETAREVCLTSPDLEYLLVDWLSELLYLFEVDEIVFWKFRVKEIREEEGECSIKAVASGEQYYPESHPFETEIKAVTYNQLELEKTAEGWKAQVVVDI, from the coding sequence ATGCCGTCTCAAGGAAAAAAGTATGAGTATCTGGAACATACCGCGGACATAAAATTCCTGGCCTATGGAAATACTCTGGAAGAGGTATTTGAAAACGCAGCTCTTGCCATGTTCAATGTTATAATTGATACAGGGGAGGTTTCAGGAGAGACGGCAAGAGAGGTTTGCCTTACATCCCCTGATCTTGAATATCTGCTTGTGGACTGGCTTTCCGAGCTTTTGTATCTTTTCGAGGTCGATGAGATTGTTTTCTGGAAGTTCCGGGTAAAGGAAATACGGGAAGAAGAAGGGGAGTGCTCAATCAAAGCCGTAGCATCCGGTGAACAATACTATCCTGAGAGCCATCCCTTTGAAACTGAAATTAAGGCTGTCACCTATAACCAGCTGGAACTCGAGAAGACTGCAGAAGGCTGGAAAGCTCAGGTTGTTGTTGATATTTAA
- a CDS encoding tetrahydromethanopterin S-methyltransferase subunit B encodes MSMIRIAPEVHLVLDPDTAVVAEEREDSILYSMDPVFERMDKLDAISDDLVNSLSPSKPLMNSWPGRENTSYMAGIYGNAFYGIVVGLAFSGLLALIIFIQRLIEGGM; translated from the coding sequence ATGAGCATGATTCGCATAGCTCCCGAAGTACATCTGGTCCTGGACCCTGACACTGCGGTTGTGGCAGAAGAAAGGGAAGACTCGATTCTCTATTCCATGGACCCTGTCTTTGAGAGAATGGACAAACTGGACGCAATTTCAGATGATCTGGTAAACTCACTTTCGCCCAGCAAGCCGCTCATGAATTCCTGGCCCGGCCGTGAGAACACCTCCTATATGGCAGGAATTTACGGGAACGCTTTCTATGGAATCGTTGTAGGTCTTGCCTTCAGCGGGCTACTTGCCCTGATCATATTCATACAGAGACTGATCGAGGGAGGTATGTAA
- a CDS encoding tetrahydromethanopterin S-methyltransferase subunit F, translating to MAEEYGKGVPMVLNPQMGAIDATVESIRYRAQLIARNQKLDSGVMATGIIGFAAGFIFSLLMVILLPLLAGL from the coding sequence ATGGCAGAAGAATACGGAAAAGGAGTCCCAATGGTGCTCAACCCTCAGATGGGCGCAATAGACGCTACTGTTGAGAGCATTCGGTACAGAGCACAGCTGATTGCGAGGAACCAGAAACTGGATTCCGGGGTAATGGCCACAGGAATAATTGGCTTTGCAGCAGGCTTCATCTTTTCACTGCTGATGGTGATTTTACTCCCGTTATTGGCCGGTCTCTAA
- the mtrA gene encoding tetrahydromethanopterin S-methyltransferase subunit A, which translates to MADKREPASGWPILKGEYEVGDVKGCVAVITCASHLPGKPVLDAGAAITGSCKTENLGIEKVVAHVISNPNIRYLVVTGAEVKGHVTGQAMLSIHANGVKDHRIVGAVGAIPYVENLNDDAVARFQQQIETIDLLDTEDMGAITAKVRELVSKDPGAFDAEPLVVEISEEGEEEEEGGVVRPVSGEIAVIRNRLKAVEARMLDIGNLNKFHSGVHAGKIEGAMIGLTVTISLLGLLLLGR; encoded by the coding sequence ATGGCAGACAAAAGAGAACCCGCATCAGGATGGCCAATCCTGAAGGGAGAGTATGAAGTGGGTGATGTAAAGGGCTGTGTTGCAGTTATTACCTGTGCATCGCACCTCCCCGGAAAGCCAGTACTCGATGCAGGAGCAGCAATTACCGGATCCTGTAAAACCGAAAACCTGGGCATAGAGAAGGTCGTAGCCCACGTTATTTCGAACCCGAATATCAGGTACCTGGTTGTAACAGGAGCTGAAGTCAAAGGACACGTTACAGGACAGGCAATGCTCAGCATCCATGCAAACGGTGTCAAAGACCACAGAATTGTAGGTGCGGTTGGCGCTATCCCTTATGTAGAAAACCTGAACGATGATGCAGTTGCCCGTTTCCAGCAGCAAATCGAGACCATAGACCTGCTGGACACGGAAGACATGGGCGCAATCACAGCCAAGGTAAGGGAACTTGTATCAAAGGACCCCGGAGCCTTCGATGCAGAACCACTGGTTGTGGAAATCAGCGAAGAAGGAGAAGAAGAAGAAGAAGGCGGTGTCGTCAGGCCGGTCTCCGGTGAGATTGCAGTCATCCGCAACAGGCTAAAAGCCGTTGAAGCCCGGATGCTTGACATCGGAAACTTGAACAAGTTCCACTCAGGGGTTCATGCAGGAAAGATTGAAGGTGCCATGATCGGATTGACAGTAACCATATCCCTGCTTGGGTTATTACTGCTCGGGAGGTAA
- the mtrH gene encoding tetrahydromethanopterin S-methyltransferase subunit H, translated as MFKFDKKQEVFEVGGVKFGGQPGEYPTVLVSTMFYARHKIVTDEDKGIFDRAAAETLWNTQVSLSDATGNPYVNQIVGETPESIKKYIDWFIEIDDKTPFLIDSSAGEVRAAAAQYCTEIGVANRAIHNSINASVEQSEIDILAESDVEAAIVLAFNATDPTVKGKLDILEVGGSGQEKGMLQVAEECGIKIPLIDVAAMPLGAGSGATIRSVPTIKGKLGLPVGGGYHNMASAWDWLRKFKKTQPDPKSIYMPTDIGTNLVAQIAGSDFLLYGPIENVEKVFPAVAMVDIMLGETAKELGVEIADADNHPVTKLT; from the coding sequence ATGTTCAAGTTTGACAAGAAACAGGAAGTTTTCGAAGTAGGTGGAGTTAAGTTCGGCGGACAGCCGGGCGAATACCCGACCGTGTTAGTCAGTACCATGTTCTATGCAAGGCACAAGATCGTGACCGATGAGGACAAAGGGATTTTCGACAGGGCAGCCGCAGAGACTCTCTGGAACACCCAGGTATCACTGAGCGATGCCACAGGAAACCCCTACGTGAACCAGATTGTGGGAGAAACCCCTGAGTCCATCAAGAAGTATATCGACTGGTTCATAGAGATCGACGACAAGACCCCCTTCCTTATCGACTCTTCAGCCGGAGAAGTGCGTGCAGCTGCTGCCCAGTACTGTACCGAAATCGGTGTTGCTAACAGGGCAATCCACAACTCCATCAATGCAAGTGTCGAACAGAGCGAAATAGACATCCTCGCTGAGAGTGATGTGGAGGCTGCCATCGTTCTGGCATTCAATGCAACTGACCCAACCGTAAAAGGAAAGCTTGACATCCTTGAAGTCGGTGGTTCCGGACAGGAAAAGGGTATGCTCCAGGTCGCCGAGGAATGTGGAATCAAGATCCCATTGATCGACGTTGCAGCAATGCCCCTGGGTGCAGGTTCCGGTGCAACGATCCGATCGGTTCCGACAATTAAGGGGAAGCTCGGCCTGCCTGTAGGTGGCGGATACCACAACATGGCCTCTGCCTGGGACTGGCTCCGCAAGTTCAAGAAGACCCAGCCTGACCCGAAGTCAATCTACATGCCCACCGACATAGGCACTAACCTTGTCGCCCAGATTGCAGGTTCTGACTTCCTGCTCTACGGTCCGATCGAGAACGTTGAGAAGGTATTCCCGGCTGTCGCAATGGTCGACATCATGCTCGGAGAAACCGCAAAAGAACTTGGCGTCGAGATCGCGGATGCAGACAACCACCCTGTTACCAAATTGACATAA
- a CDS encoding TATA-box-binding protein, with protein MESTITIENVVASTALATEFDLVKIMDSGLEGAEYNKTKFPGLVYRIDNPKAAFLIFTSGKVVCTGAKTINNAHKAIINLANKLKDIGCDKINLEPEIHVQNIVASADLKTTLNLNTIAIAFGLENVEYEPEVFPGLIYRVEAPRVVVLVFSSGKLVITGGKCEEDCNGGLRIVRKEFDNLGLLC; from the coding sequence ATGGAATCCACAATAACTATAGAGAACGTGGTGGCATCTACCGCGTTGGCGACAGAATTCGACTTGGTAAAAATAATGGATTCTGGGTTGGAAGGTGCAGAGTATAACAAAACGAAGTTCCCAGGCCTCGTATACAGAATTGATAACCCCAAAGCTGCCTTTCTAATTTTCACCTCCGGAAAAGTGGTATGCACTGGAGCTAAGACTATCAATAATGCCCATAAAGCCATAATCAATCTGGCTAACAAACTAAAGGACATCGGCTGCGATAAAATAAATCTCGAACCTGAGATACATGTTCAGAACATTGTGGCCAGTGCTGATTTGAAAACAACCCTTAACCTGAACACCATTGCTATAGCTTTTGGCCTGGAGAATGTCGAATATGAGCCAGAGGTGTTTCCTGGGCTTATTTATAGAGTCGAGGCTCCCAGGGTAGTAGTGCTTGTGTTCAGCTCTGGCAAGCTGGTAATCACAGGTGGAAAATGTGAGGAAGATTGTAATGGGGGTCTACGGATCGTCAGAAAAGAGTTCGACAACTTAGGACTTCTCTGTTAA
- the mtrD gene encoding tetrahydromethanopterin S-methyltransferase subunit D, giving the protein MIDALMANIMWLVFIIIGGVLISWSVHFVPVGGAPAAMAQATGIGTGTVQLAAGAGLTGLVSAGFMMNITDNLPLILASGAVGAMIMISVTMIVGTWVYVYGVGCVPSSAKVKYDPITKYRQDLYVSQGTEGHGLPTVSFVSGVIGGLLGGIGGALVYYSLIEVGLTAGLSTGASSSVTGHELVGIAAMFAIGIFFVNAVIPSYNIGGTIEGFHDPKWKKWPKAVISSFVATILCAIVAVIAISQLGVV; this is encoded by the coding sequence ATGATTGACGCTCTCATGGCAAACATCATGTGGCTGGTATTTATTATAATTGGTGGTGTCCTGATTTCCTGGAGTGTCCACTTCGTGCCTGTGGGCGGTGCGCCTGCAGCTATGGCTCAGGCAACCGGTATCGGTACAGGTACCGTACAGCTGGCAGCCGGAGCAGGTCTGACAGGGCTTGTCAGTGCCGGATTCATGATGAACATAACCGACAACCTTCCACTAATTCTCGCATCGGGTGCAGTGGGAGCAATGATCATGATTTCCGTAACCATGATCGTCGGAACCTGGGTCTATGTATATGGTGTTGGCTGTGTGCCTTCATCAGCAAAAGTAAAGTACGACCCAATTACAAAATACAGGCAGGACCTGTACGTATCCCAGGGTACTGAGGGACACGGACTTCCAACAGTCTCTTTTGTCAGTGGTGTTATTGGCGGCTTGCTTGGTGGAATCGGCGGAGCCCTAGTATACTATTCTCTTATTGAAGTGGGCCTTACTGCAGGACTCAGTACAGGTGCAAGCTCTTCTGTCACAGGACATGAACTTGTAGGAATTGCTGCTATGTTTGCAATAGGTATCTTCTTCGTAAACGCTGTGATTCCTTCCTACAACATAGGAGGTACAATCGAAGGGTTCCACGACCCGAAGTGGAAGAAGTGGCCAAAAGCGGTGATATCTTCCTTTGTAGCAACTATACTTTGTGCCATAGTGGCAGTAATCGCAATTTCACAACTCGGAGTGGTCTAA